The following is a genomic window from Paenibacillus thiaminolyticus.
CAGATTTTCCTCGACCTGGGATCGAACCTGTTCCAGCTGCTTCTTCACTGCTTCCCACTGCTGCTGGAGCTCTGGGGGCAGCTTCTCGCCGATTGGCTTCAGCTTCTCTTCCAATTGATCGAGGTTCGCCTGAATGTTACCCAACTGCTCCTTCCCGCGCTTGATGGCATCGTCGAAGATCTGATCCACTTTCTCATCAATGTAACGGTTCAGCGTTGAACGGATGGAGCTGTCGACATTGTCGTACTCCTTGTCAATAATGCTGTGCATCTTCACCCGGGCTGCCGGCTCCATGTCGGCAATCGACTTGTCGACCTCCTGACTGATTTTGCCTAACACCTGATCCATGTTGTTATGATACGCAGCGTCGATTTCCTGATGCAGCTTCTTGCGAATCTCGTCTCCATAGGCGGAGGATTGCTTATCGATTTGCTCATGAAGCTTCTCCTTCGACAATGGCGAGTACTCATTGACCATGTCGTCGATCCGCGTATGGACGGTATCATATACAACCTTGGTGTACTTCTCAGCTTCTGTATCGATGTCTTGATGGACCTTCTTCATCAGCTCAGGCTTCTTCGTATCCATCGTTTTGTCTAGTTCATCATGAATCAACCGATCGAGCTTCTTCTCGTTCTCGGCCAGCATCTTCTCGACCATCGTCTCCGCTTCTGCCGTTTTCGAGTCGACCTGCGCATTCAATTCGTCCCGGAACATCTCAATTCCGGCGCCTAACTGGCTGAGACCGTCTTCGATTTTACCGGCCCCTTCGCTGGCGGCGCCCAATCCTTCGGCGACAGTATCAATTGCACTGAACATCTGCTCGACATAGGTCTCCGTCACCTTTTGCGACAGCTCCGACTTGATGCTCTGCACGACCTTGTCGGAGATTTGACCGGACAAGAAGTTATAGCTGCTATTCTCCTTATAGATCAGATTCATCGGCTTCGGATTGGGGTCGAGAATCGTGGTCGCGTTGTGCGACATCTCTTCCGGCACGATAATGAGCAAATAATACTTGTTCTCGCTTAATCCGCGCTCGCCCTCCTTGCGTGACACGAAATGGAAGTCCACCGCATCATTGCTGTGCAGCTTCTCAATCAGTTCGCGCCCGATCGCAATCTCCTTGCCTTCATACGTCACCGGCCGGTCCTCATTAACGACTGCGACAGGCATGTTTTTGACGTTGCTGTACGGATCCCAGTTCGCCACCAAGTAGACGCCGCTGTACAGCAGCGGGATAACCAGGAGACCGAGTACCGGAATCAGGACATCCTTCGACCGGATGACCCCCATTAATTCCGACCAAAAAAAACGAAGACTCTTCATGCTGTCACCTCCTCACTGACCGAATGACCATTTTGTTAAAGTAGTTCTGACACCGCAGATGTTTGATATTATACCTCCCGCTTTTTCAGAATTCAAACAGATTATTTTTGGTAATTACCCTTAAAATGGTTCAAAATTGGATTAAAATTGATATAAAAACTGCGATTTTCTCTTATTTAAAAAAATTCGCTCGTGGTCAGTCCGCTGAAGGAAAGAATGGAGCGCGCACCGGCGCTTCAAGCTATGAAAAATGTATGCGAAGTGAATTCAGAACATGAAAAAACCTCCCTCTTCCTCGACGGGAAGAGGGAGGCATAGGCCAGCCCATGTCGCTTGCTGTTGATATTACCGCTTGCCCGGCTCATATGGCGCGCCAAGCGCAGACGGCGAATTGCTCTTGCCGGCCGTGAAGATCAGTACGAGGAGCGTTAGCACATACGGCAGCATATAAAATACTTCCGTAGGTACCGCATTGGCGAAGGAGTACAGCTGAACCTGATCTCGCAGCGCCTGCGCGAAGCCGAAGAACAAGGCCGCGCACGTCGCACCGATCGGATTCCAGCGGCCGAAGATAACCGCCGCCAGCGCGATATACCCCTGACCGGAGATCGTGTTGGACGCGAAGCTGCTGTTCGCTGTCAGCGCAATCGTCGCTCCGCCCAGGGCGGCAATCGATCCGCCGACCATGACGGACCAGCCGCGCAGCCGGTTGACCTTCACCCCGGCCGTATCCGCCGCTCCCGGGTGCTCGCCGACCGCCCGCAGACGCAGGCCGAGCGGCGTCTTGAACATCACGTAATAGACGATGATGACGAACAGGAGCGCGATATACGTCGTCGGATACGACTGGAAGAACGCTCTGCCCACGAACGGAATATCACTCAGCCAAGGAATGTGAATCCGGTGGAACACATTGCTGAGGACCGGCGTCTCGGCCGCCCCGTTGAAGATGAGCTTCACCAGGAAGAAGGTGGAGCTGGCGGCGAGCATATTGACCACGATACCGCTAATGACCTGGTTCGCCTTGAAGCGGACCGAGGCAATGACATGAATGCCTGAGAAGATGACCGTAAAGATAAGCGCGGCCAGACAACCCAGCCATGGGGAAGCCGCACCCAGTCCCGCCTGTTCGGCGTAATAAGCCACAACCGCGGAG
Proteins encoded in this region:
- a CDS encoding ABC transporter permease: MELLGSLINGTLVFATALVFAALGGLIAERSGVINLGLEGFMVSGAFSSAVVAYYAEQAGLGAASPWLGCLAALIFTVIFSGIHVIASVRFKANQVISGIVVNMLAASSTFFLVKLIFNGAAETPVLSNVFHRIHIPWLSDIPFVGRAFFQSYPTTYIALLFVIIVYYVMFKTPLGLRLRAVGEHPGAADTAGVKVNRLRGWSVMVGGSIAALGGATIALTANSSFASNTISGQGYIALAAVIFGRWNPIGATCAALFFGFAQALRDQVQLYSFANAVPTEVFYMLPYVLTLLVLIFTAGKSNSPSALGAPYEPGKR